The Anopheles gambiae chromosome 2, idAnoGambNW_F1_1, whole genome shotgun sequence genomic sequence ctCCGCCACGACGACCTCCACCACATCAGGAGAAACCCTGCCCGATACGGCCGTCCCGGTGATGGTGCCCGGCACTACGCAGATCGTGGACGGCGTTACGCCGGACGTGCTGGTAGGCAAACCCACCGAGACGGCCAACGCGTCCAAGAAGGATAAAAAGAAGGGTGGCAAAGCGGCGGGCACCACCGAGGACAAGACGCCAGCCGATGGCAGCTCCAGCACCATCGCGAAGAGTGCCACCGGAGGAGCAGACCAGAAGCAGGCCCGCAAGTCACGCATCGACACGGTGATCAGGAATTTGCGCGAGCTGTCCGCCGGACCGAAGCTGCCGGAGGTAACCGAGTCGAAGCTGATCAAGCGCGCCGTCAGCGTGGAGGAGATGCCGGGCACGTTCAATCGCTGCGGCGTCACCAAGGTACTGGGGCTGTTCAAGAAAATTGAGAAAGATTCACGCAataaccaccatcatcaccgtcTTCTTAATACCAAGTCATCTAGCCACATCCTGATGGGGGGCCGAACGGCGATGGACGACGGCGACCACCCGACGGTGACGATGCCCGACCTGATGATGCAGCAGCCGATCGAGGCGGGTCAGGCCCGGATGCGCAACACCAACTCGCTGCTGCCCTCGTTGTCGCGCAAAAAGCCGTACGGTGGGGCAAGAAGCGACACCGTGCTGGCGCACCAGCTCGACGGTCTGCTAGCGAACGGTGGTGACGCTCTGGACGGTGGAGGTGATTTCGAGCAGCGTAAGTTTAAGGTGATGCCACAGCCCGGTCCGCACCAGTCGCAGATACCGGTCAAGTACGGCTGTCCCGGTTGCGATGCGGTGGGCACtggcggcaacagcagcaccaccaccaccgctaccACCGATACcggaggcagcagcagcaatggcaACAACAATGGCGTCGCCAACGGAGCGCCAGAAGCGTGTCTGACGCACGCgcaaaccaccaccgccgtcGGGACGGGTAGTAGTAGTGGCGCGTGCAGTGTGCACGTGCAGCGGCCTCCTCCACCGCAAGACACGGACCGGAGGGGCCGGGCCCGGGCGCTTACCATCGACCTGGAGCAGGCCGTACACTCCGCGACGGAAAAGTTGAAGCGCCTGCAGCAGGCCAACAGCATTCATCTCAGTAACATCCCGACACAGCAACCGCTACTACCCCATGGTCACCATAgtaaccacaacaacaacaactacatcaAAAACCCTAGCAAAACTAGCTTAAGCGCTTGCACTACTAAGATCCCCTCCAGTCACACCAACCACACTGCAAACGGTAGcgtacacaacaacaacaacaacaacactagTAGCGGCATGGCACAGGCGGCGGCACCTGCCGGTGGCAATAACAACTACAGCTATCCGCCCCCACTCCCCAGCGAAATGGCGGCCGGGACGGCGGCCACCTCGCCGTGCGGGTAtagcaacaacatcaacaacaacaacaacaacagcctcTCCCATCACTACAGCACACTGACACCGTCGTACGATAGCATTACCAACTACTCGTCTGGTTCGCGAAGTAGCCCGTACGACGACAACTCCTCCAGCACGTTCCTATCGCCGTCGGAGGAGCGCGAACTGTACTTCGACAGCTGGTCGGTCTGCTCGGACGAGCTGATGGGGCACGGCGACGGCACCGGGATGGGTGGTGGTCACCCGCTCCATTCCTCGTCCGTGTCGCCCGCGTCCCGGCGCCACTCCTCGGTGCGGCTACTTACCCCGAACCAACCGCTACTACACTCTGTCTCCTCCCCAGTAGATCCGGACGCGGAGAGCGTCATCGAGCGCATCCGGCGCAAGAGCTTCTACACCCGGTTCAACGACACGAAGAAGCCGGCCAAGCGGGCCTCCGCCAGCAGTCTGGGGGGCGGGCTTGGCAGCGGTAGCAACCTTACGGCCGCCGGCCACGCCAAGGACAGCGCCAGCTACGGGTACTACGGGGCGGGCAGTGGCACTGCGGCGGTGCGCGAAAAGTCCCTGTCGCGCGGCGGCTCCTCCTCCTACATTCTGAACCGCCCGGGCAAGGAGTCGGCGTCCTACGGTGTCGGTGTGGGTAAGTACGACACGGCAGGCTATGCGACGGTCGGCCGTACCGACCATCGGGGGTACGCGACGATGGTGAACCTTGGCGTGAAGCCGAACCGAAGCGCGGCCCGGCTGCGCCAGAGCAGCCTGGACGTGGTGGCGGGCGACTAtcaacagcaccaacagccatcacactaccaccatcaccaccatcaccaccaccaccatccccaacaacaacaacagtctACGTTGGCGGGACTGTCCCGTACCGGGTCGCGGCTACTAACCACCGACGACGGTGATTCCCTGACCGACGGTTTAACCTACACCAACCTactgaacaacaacaacaacagtagcaACAACACTACCAGCAACCACAAATACACACGCAACACCTACTACGAAAGTACGGCCGTGCCGTCGCCGTACGGAACGTACGCACCGAGACGTCGGTCCTCGTTTGTGGCCGCCGGGTACGGATCGTCTAACATCGCTTCATCCTCTTCATCGATTGCGCTAGATCTGCTCAAGGACCACCACCAGGGGCCCCGGGATGGGTCGGCGAGCTACGGCAATCTGGCCACGACTGGGTCGTCCTCCTCCACCAACACACTGTCCGCGTCGGATAACTATggaagcggcggcggcggcggtggcggcggaagcagcaacaccaccacctccacggcAGCATCCCGCACCATCCGGCCGTACGAGACGAGAAGCAGCTCGCTGCTCACTCCGACGGCGCTGCGCGATGCGGGACGTTACACCGGCCGGTACGATAGTGGTACACTGACCAAGTAAGTAAATACACTAAGCTACTTGGATGcgagagtgtgagtgtgtgtgtgtgtttgttggtgtgtgttgtgttttgaaaaGAGAAACATGCATACTGTGTTTAAAAGGTAACATTGCGCGGCAAATTGCATACCGGCAGGCGTGACGCTTTgcgaattgcatacttttgggcGGAATTGTAGTTGAAATTTATTCACGTCTCAGATGCTTGTTTGTTTCCCAATTCCAAccatttcaatactttttacaCACAAATGGTAACAATGTATTGTTCGTTGAGGTGTTTCCCATGGTTCTAATGTTTGTAACCGTCATTGTTCTGGTCCCATTTGTCTCTTACACTCCCCTGAAACCGTCTGCATCGTATCGTACATGTCCGATCCACCTCCACggttttttcttgttgcttcctgtttattttttgtaacgGAAATAGTGAGACCGTAATTATCCTTGCTCTTTAACCACGCCACTATCCTTAGCAAAGCACTGCAACTAATCAAAGGCCGACTCTATTCCCTCTTGCTCCGGGTTACAACCCCAACCGGTGGTTCCCCGGACCCCGCGCCCCAACGCCAACGCACGAACGCCCGCTGGTAACGCACCACCGCCAGCCCATCCCGCCATCGTTCCACCCTCTATCGAAGCTTCATGATGAGCCTGAAGCTTGCCTAAGGCCAGCCTCCGGCGCAGACCGTCTGCTGCCGCTGGCGCTTTCCTTCgtttcccttctttttctccttctgTTTTGCTGCCATTGCTGGTCGCCCTAGGTAAAGTAGGAGGAGGGATCTTTCTTGCCATCATTCGAGTTGGAAAGATCCGAGCGACTGCAAATAATCGCAACAAACACTTTACTAACTGTACCGTAAACGCAAGCCAATGTTCTAATCTTGATTcggtatttttctttttctcctcaTTGCTTCCCCTGCCAACAGAAACTATCGCACACGGACCTCGTCAACGTCTAAATCAACCGACAATGCATAAAGCGTAGTGGGAGGGAATGGGTGAAAGGATTCAAACAGTTgtcgcaacagcaacacataTATACCAATTAGTGTAGATCCTTCCTTAGCCAGGGTGGTGCCACTTTACTTCTCCAACGCTCCAATGGAATATATATAAATgggtatatgtgtgtgtgtgtgatcctGGCTTGCAACCAAAAGAAGAAACCAAAAACCCAAACCAGCAAGAAAAATAGCAAGCAGCGATAAACTTTACTGGTTATTTTAGATGAACGTTATAGACTAGAAACCATTGCATTTAGgccaaaaaaacatacacgcATACGCGTTAGTGAATTGTTACAGCAGAGAATGCCAAACCCGCCAAAACCCGCCAAACGTTGATCAAACACGAATAGCGTTATGTAAAAGGGCTACAAACTTCTTGTAAGAAGAAAGATAGCGAgtgaaaaggagagaaaatgagagagagaaagagcagtAATAATGTAACACCATTTGAACCGGAGACTTTTAACGTGTATATTTAAACAAATGGGTTTTTATCCGATCCTCATGCTCCATTTCACACcaattgtgtgtgcgtgtctccTTATTGGGAGCAGTACAATTCCGGTGATCCGGAGCTTCCGTGGAGTAAGAAGGGCACTAATGTTACCGTGACGGTATCACCACTGACTCAACCCACCGGCAGACCATCAGGGCTCAAGAGAAGAACCGAAGAAAAAACCGTGGAACACCATGCGatcaccatgcgtctccatggAGCATCGATCATGCCGCCACCGTTTCTTGCATCTCTACGCTGTATTATTTTTTCGGTTTCCATTTTCCGGGGGTCCATCCTCACCTTTCGGGGGAATTAAAGTGTAGCAAATAACAACACAGTGAAGCAGAAAATCCCGCTCGCGTTCGCTCACAGACTCTGCGCATCACCGCCACGTGGTGTGGTGATCATCCTTTGCGTCACGATCTGAGCCCGTCGCTTGGTCGGGATTTTCTctcacgcatacacacacactcttacgGGAAGGATTATTGTTATGAGCAGCTTCGTTAGTGCGGGTAAAAGATCAGGGTAGACACGTGTACGAGACAGAAAGTCACAAGCAATAGTCACACGGAACTGAGACGGGGAAAAATCGAAGAGAGCTGTTAAAAATGTGTGTGCCATCGAATCGAATTTTAAGCAGCCGGGGCAAAGGGGGGGAATCGGGATACTCTCCCAAACTGTCGACCTcggtttgttcgttttttttttttatttaaattagcaAATTAATCAAAATCGGAACACGCTTCAAGCAGGTGTTTACAATAAAACCAGCACGGTGCGGGTAGCAAAGAGCGGGAAAAAAGCATTGGGAAGATACGGTGTGTACTGTTTGTGTGCTAGCAGAAACGTTGTTATACactatttttacaattttatgtcaattgtatttaaaaaaacaaacaaatcaaaactaaACAAAGCGGTTACGACACGCTCAGAGCAGAGTGGCCGAGAGACTTATCGACCCAGTGTTATCTCCGAGGCGAACGGCAATAAAACAGGCAATGCAGGATTGTACAGTTGAAGCAGACAGTTAACGAATAATCGGTTTGGCGGtttgaaagaagaagaaaaaaaacatcaccgTGTTTAGTGTTGTTGCAGAATGTACTGTGATGTGAAGAAAGGGGCGAATAATTATCAAGTTTTTGGATGTTTGTTGTGCGCGGGACAGATTTATCAGTTTGAATTCAGTCCGTTATCAACACAACAGGAAAGGCAACGACAGAACGCGTGATAGAGAACAAGGAAAGGGACGGAAAGGAACAGGGACAAGTTTTTAAAAACCATCAACCAAACCATTGGTAGCAAAAAACCAGTACGCGCGGTTATTTTAGCAAATCATTGGATGCCAAAACTAGACGGAGtagaaacgaataaaaaaaaaccaaccaaacccacagcaaagaaaaccaaacaaaaaacaatcaccCCCAACAAAAACTAGCAATAATTGTTGCACCGTTACCCGCGGTGTGTGCAGGAACAGAACACGTGTATCGAGAACGGGATGGAAGCACCGTTGCCATGACTGCGCTGCTGTCTTCCAGCTGTACTGTCGGGCGATCAGGAAGAACCCCATTTAGGGGATTGGGGGTTTGGAATGCGATCGGGCCCCGGTGCAGCAGGAAGCCCCAAATACCATCGCGTATGCCATCTGGTATGCCATTAAATATTGGTAGCACAGTATTGTGAGTTTATCAATAAACTAGATTCATGGAATGAGCCACGGTGCAGCAAACAACACCATTGCTACAATTGATGACCGGATTgcttagtttttgtttgtgtcgttttgtctttctttctttaaTTCAACTTCATTTCTATATTCCACTACCGTGAGCCGTCCCGTTGCGAAACAGAAGCGGCCGTGTCAGTTGCGAATCAACCCGCCTGGATGCGTGGCATGCCATGCCAAATTCCGTACATCGCAACGGCGTTAAAGTGGGTCTCCAGGGCGGTGTATCCGAGAAAAGGACTCGCCCTTTGACCTGTATGTATGTCCCCACTCAGAGCTTCATTCTGTACGTTGGCAGGAACGGTACGTATCGGGTCCACTTCCATCTGCAAAtgaccaataaaaaaaaaaaaaccgataaCTTTTAAAGCCTTCCAATTCCCACACGATATCTCTCCTGACTCTGCCCAAGCTTACCTTCTCATTAGCTGCATACCATACGGGAAATCGAACGTGCTTTTCTCCCACGCGAGACCACCCGCCGGCAAGTCATCGTTGTCCTGCGCCGTCTCGAGGGCCATCTCCTTCGACCAAGCGACAAGGCCACGCTCCTCCGGCGTGCCGGGTATCAGATTATCCAGCACACAGCCAAGCACACCCCCGACGAGGATGGTCGTGCCGAGCAGTACCGAGAGCGTGGAGTCGACCGTCTGATTGCCCGTCTGGATCGCGCCCGGATGCTCCTGCAGCCACAGGCACAGCACGAGCGGGAAGAAGAACGACACGCCCAGTATGTACAGATTGCGCGAGGAGCGCAGATCGACGTACTGCAGCGCGGCCAGCCCGAACGCCGTGATCATGCCGAACATGACGCAAAAGATGCCACCGACCACCGGATCCGGGATCATGATGAACGCAGCCCCGAACTTGTTCAGCACGCCCTGCAGCACCATGATGAGGGCGGCCCACTGTATGACCCGCCGGCTGCCCACCTTCGTCACGCCGATCGCACCGACGTTCTCGCCGAACGTGTTGGTCCCGTTGCCGGAGCCCCACAGCCCCGCCAGCATCGTGCCGAGCCCCTCGATGCCGATGCCCCGGTTGATGGCGTGCAGGGGTGGCGGTGGCGCCGCACACATCTGCGCTATCGTCGGATAGTAGCTGATCGATTCGACCGTGCAGGCCAGCACGCCGGCCAGCATGCCCAGCACGCCCGCCAGCGACACGGTCGGCAGCCCGAACTGGCCCGGGTACGGTACGCGGAACCACTCCGCGTCCTGCAGCACGCGCAACCGCACATCGGTACGGGCCGGGTGTCCCTCGGGAAAGACGCCCGTCGCCGTCAGCACGCCGCACACCGTCCACATGATGGCGATCGTGAGCAGCACGGGAAACAGCTTGAACAGCGGGAACCAGACCACGCGCAAACCGTGCCCCTTGCGGTAGGCAATGCCCGGGAACGGCACCTCGCCCATGACCTGCGAGAACAGCGTCAGCATGGCGGTCGTGCCGACGGCGATGCCCCACTGCTTGGAGGCCGTTTCACTGGCATGCTGGAAGAGCGTTATACCAACCAGCGCCACCGTGGGGACGATCGTCAGAGGGGTGATGATGCGCAGCAGCTTCCCCACCAGCCCGCTGAATCCGAGCACGAGCTGTGTCACGGCCGCCACGGCAATCGCACCGGACAGCTCGCGCATCCGCACCTGCCACAGCTCGGTGCGGTCGGTGTCGGTCATCGCGTCGATTGCGTCGGCCGGTGGACACTTCCACTGGGGCAGGTTCAGGATGGCGAGCGTCGGCACGAGAAACGAGATCGTGCCGCCCTGGACGAGGGGCAATCGGCAGCCCCACGTTGCCTGCAGGTACGTGATCAGCCCGGTGACGAAGATCATGGTGGAAATGATCGTACCGCGGGCCGGATCTTCATCCCTCATGCACAGGGCGGGCGTCAGAATGAACGGAATCGAAACGATTGCCCCAATCATCGTTAGATAGTGCTACGGAGAGTGGGAAATacggagaaagagagatgagAGATGAGAGAGATGGGAGTCAGAGCTAGAAATGCTACTTTGGAGTCATGATGATCCTCCTCTGAACTGAAGCTTAGTAAGCTGGAAGAGACTACATCGTTCTGCACGAGTTAAACGTTGGTGTTCACTATCTACGAACGATATCATAAATTGATAAAAGCGAATTGTTGAatgataggtgaacgcacttttgaagtcgtcccagaattcatcTATCTCggatcaaaggtcagcaacgacaatagcatggaagttgagttgcccGCAAGGATGCTAGCTgtcaaccggtcattctacaggcTGAGAAAgaagttcacctcaaagaacctgtcgcgatgGACGAAGCTGGAACTATATAGCACCCAGTtcgtaccggtactcacatacgcctctgagacatggacactgtccaaatctgacgaaaccctcttagccgcgttcgagaggaagatgctcagaaggattcTTGGCCCGGTtcgtgtggaaggacaatggaggagccgttaTAACGACGAGTTATACGAGatgtccacaaggacagaggaagcatggtaggcccaaattgaggtggcaagatggcgtgaaGGCGttcgccattaaggccgggataacggactggcaggcGAAGGCGCGAAACcttgagcggtttcggacactcctgagacAGGCCAAGactgcaaagcggttgtaCCGCCGGATAAtgaataattgaattaatGCTAATTCAAACTCACAGTTCCTAGCGCATCCTCCGGTGCAATCCAGAGCCGTTGCAGCCGCTCTCAAAGCGTAGTCGGTAGGTCATTGAAGTCAAACCCCCTAGTTTAAACAGTTTCGACAACTCTAACCGGCCCCGAGGGATTCGATGCCTACGATGCATCCGACAAGCGGCTACAAAAGAGAGATGCCGGTTCCGAAGCCGTGGAaggttcgttccgttcctcAATCAGAACGATCTAGAACGTTTGCAAAGGTTGGAATGGTTGGAACGGATCTGTTGGAACAGCGGAACGATTGGAACGGCCGGATCGATTGGTACGAATAGGACGGTCGGAATGGTTGGAACAGTCGAAATTGGAATCAGATCTGATAAATGAAGATATTTGTTaggccgcaaatacacgacgcgcgtTTCCGCGGGCGCGTTCAAACGCGTATAACAGTTCCGCAGAGATATCCAGCTGAGCATCTCTGCGTTTCCGCGGTAGCGCGTTcgaatgacatttcatttctatggCTGGATTGTTATACGCGTTTCCGCGGGCGCGGAAacgcgcgtcgtgtatttgcggccttATGTGTTCCACATTCCTGACACTccgacacacactcacacgcacacacacacatacaacagcCATTAAAAGGCGCTGCTCGTATTCCAACTTGTGTGcgaatcaatcaattaattgaataattgTGCTCCAAGTCAATCAAAACCCCCCTCAACGGCCAATCAAACAATACGCTCGAACTCGAAACAATCTCCAGCACAATGCTCAATCTCGTGTTGACCAGCACTCCAGCACTTTATCATTCTGCTACCGTGTGGCCTGTCACAAAACTACGCACCTGTAGCGCCATCATGATGCAGAAGTACCACGGCGGATTGTCGTCGATGCCATAGTTGATGTCCGCACCACGTGCCTTGCCTTCAGGCTTGCTTTCGGTTGACTGTTCCGGTGCACACTGCCGCTCTGTATCCATCGTGTCTGGCCGCAACTGGTTGCCGATCGATCGAGCAGGGTGAGTTTCAGCACTTCGGTATGATTGAATCACCACAGCTAATGAGCAAACCGATCGAAAGGGTAATTGACTAGCACGTAATTGAAGGAACAAATCAACGGCAAACCGTTTTTGCACACTGTAGAGAGGTGTTAATTGCTGCTCATGCTAAGTGATCGCCCAGGTACAAATCACACTCTGTACAGATGATTCTGTTCTACGATCACTCAAATTCTCAACAGCGTTTTACACACTAAACTTCACACAAACAACGACGGCGCGACTGACGGGCCTGTAGTGAAAGTTCCGCCACTTCAACTCAGGAAGGAAGCACAATCTCGGCGGACGACGTTTGCACCCGTCGGCTGCTCGGTGGCGTGTGTGCGCTAACATTTTAGAGCAGCAGCTCATCTAACCTTCCCATTGTTCCCATGAGCGGGAAGTAATTTTCCACTCTTTACGACACACGCCATAAAACCGTTCGAGCGACTGTCAATATGTGTCCCGTGTCTGGGGCTTGGTGTTAtcaatgataaaaaaacgAGCAGCCCGACGACGGCAGTTTAGATGGTTTGCAGCCAACAAAGCACACGCGTGCGCTCCGCATCATTTACGGAGTTGGCGTAGCATATTttattccttctttttctgcATTTTCGTGATGTGTGGTGTATGGAGCAGTAGTAACCGGTGCGTCTCCTACAGCGGGGAGCACATACTCCTCTTGTTGACATCGCACGCCAGTCCATTGGTAACTGCTCTGCTGAGAGTCAATGGATTGATGCGCGCCAACCGTCGTTACGGCCGTTGCGCAAAGCAGTTGACACTGTCGCCAACCATCATTTACACAGTGCATAGTGCGTATGGATCATCTGTTTCATGAATGCTTTCATGCTTACGTTAGGAACAGCTGTACGCCAAGGTAAGTTATCGTAATGTACAACTGCTTTAGCCGCCTTTACACAGCTACCAACCATCAGCTGCAGTGCTCATATCTTGGGCGTGCTATTTAGAGAATCCTATTGACTTAAGATAGTATATACTACGCTCCCGGTTCCAATGAAACCCTACAGCACATCATGTCATGTTTTATTGAAATGCTAAATATAGTTTTATTGTATCTCTTCTCTCGATTATGCACAATAATGACACTTTTCCTACAATTTAATATtatatatgtttttgtttttcttcgacTGCCATAACTCAAGCGTAACCCATTGTGTTTTTCATGCATACAGTCATCAAATTTGCAAATGTTGTtccgtggtgtggtgtgtttacCAGATTGTTCCCGGTATTAtgaacaaataattaatttacatcaatgaaagaaaaaggatTCAATTCGTTAGGATCTTTGTACGGAAACAGAACTGTACGGAAGCGCAAATCGAGCTGTTTCGAGAGCTAAAATAATATGTAAATGTAACCTTAAAGCAAACTCTACAAGCTACCACGTACGCGAAGTAACGCCGATGATTGTGCCGTTacttagcaaaaaaaaaaaaaaaacgagcaaaagaaaagaaaccatAAGAAAAAATGTTACCAAATTCCGCCCACTGTGGCCAGAcggtctctctttctctctctagtAGTTCGCATTCGTTTTCATCTTCTTGTTTCGCCGCGCACCGAgcccgttgttgttgttggtaggAACCTCGTCAATGTCGGAGCTGTCGGAACCGCGCGACCCGTCCTGGAACGCAAGCCCAAGATCAGCACCGTCGACGAAGTTGCCGGACGCCCGTGCCTGCTCCAGGTGGCGGACTGCAGTTGGTGTACGGGTAATGGGCGGAAAGCAAAGCAGATTATAAATTTTACATTAGTACATGTGTTCTCCCGGCTAGGGTTCGGCTAATGGCGTCGAGAGGCGTTTTTTAATGTCCCGCATTGCAACCAGACCAGACATTAATATTAATTGCAAAACCCAACCCACCCCGGGCTTAGGTCCACACCCGGATGATTCGGCACGGGTTTGCTTCGTGTGTGCAAATGTCGCTTACTTACTTTGCGATTCGAGCATATTGTTTTGCCGCCGCAGATCGTCAATGTCTTGCTGATGTGAGTTGTTCTTCCGTCGCATGAACTGGATGTATTCGGCCGCTTTCTTCAGTATCTGGGCGCGGCTGGCCTGTGAACGAATGTGCATCGAACATCGAAACGTGTTAGCATGATTAGAAGCGCCGTTTTGGTGGAGGGCGGGCACGCACTTCTCTGCTTACCTTCTCGCCCTGCAGCGACGGTACGGAGTCGCGCAGTGAGGTGAAACTGTCCTTGATGTGATCGCGCCTCTTCCGCTCAAGGGCATTGTGGTGAGCGCGCTTTTCGGCCTGTAATAATAAACAGAACGTCAGCGTGAAAAGATGTACCCGAAAGGGGAAAAGGCAATTCTACAACTACCTGTGAGTAAAGATGGCTCCCAGCGCCGGAACGCGATTGGGATTTGGTGTTGTCCGAATCATCACCATCCTGTTTTGGTGGCGGGGAGAGGGAGAAGCATaagatttttaataaaattacaaaCCACACATCCATCCATCTCGCTTTAAACGCTTCACTTACATCGCTCTCTATGTCAATGTCCCGATCATCGTCGCTCATATCGTACCACTCGGCGGTGCTTGGCTTCCGTCCTTGGTTATCCTCGTGCAAGCGCATCCACGGGCTGTTACTGTCTACGATGCTTCTCAAGGGCGGGATGCTTCGAGCTGTGTGCTTCGGGGTTTGGGAAACTGTTCCAACCAACATAAGGAAGAAAAACCATACAGCTTACTGCGTCGTTACCGATGCCATCTCTGTTCCATCCCACTTCCCACCACAATGCACACGCAGCGCGCGACCACGGTACCGCCGGGAAGGGTATGGCGTAGGAGCACAATCACAACAACATCCGTTTGTTTACACTTACCTCGCTGTGGCACAAGTGGCTCACTTACGATCAACGAACACTCCGGGTCACTGTTTCCGGCGGGGGGAATGTGCACGCAGCCAAATGATCCTTTTCTATTGGCGAAAACGGTGGCAACAA encodes the following:
- the LOC1273846 gene encoding protein max isoform X7, producing the protein MRLHEDNQGRKPSTAEWYDMSDDDRDIDIESDDGDDSDNTKSQSRSGAGSHLYSQVAEKRAHHNALERKRRDHIKDSFTSLRDSVPSLQGEKASRAQILKKAAEYIQFMRRKNNSHQQDIDDLRRQNNMLESQIRHLEQARASGNFVDGADLGLAFQDGSRGSDSSDIDEVPTNNNNGLGARRNKKMKTNANY
- the LOC1273846 gene encoding protein max isoform X5; this translates as MRLHEDNQGRKPSTAEWYDMSDDDRDIDIESDDGDDSDNTKSQSRSGAGSHLYSQVAEKRAHHNALERKRRDHIKDSFTSLRDSVPSLQGEKVSREASRAQILKKAAEYIQFMRRKNNSHQQDIDDLRRQNNMLESQIRHLEQARASGNFVDGADLGLAFQDGSRGSDSSDIDEVPTNNNNGLGARRNKKMKTNANY
- the LOC1273846 gene encoding protein max isoform X3; translation: MLVGTVSQTPKHTARSIPPLRSIVDSNSPWMRLHEDNQGRKPSTAEWYDMSDDDRDIDIESDDGDDSDNTKSQSRSGAGSHLYSQVAEKRAHHNALERKRRDHIKDSFTSLRDSVPSLQGEKASRAQILKKAAEYIQFMRRKNNSHQQDIDDLRRQNNMLESQIRHLEQARASGNFVDGADLGLAFQDGSRGSDSSDIDEVPTNNNNGLGARRNKKMKTNANY
- the LOC1273846 gene encoding protein max isoform X6 → MRLHEDNQGRKPSTAEWYDMSDDDRDIDIESDDGDDSDNTKSQSRSGAGSHLYSQAEKRAHHNALERKRRDHIKDSFTSLRDSVPSLQGEKVSREASRAQILKKAAEYIQFMRRKNNSHQQDIDDLRRQNNMLESQIRHLEQARASGNFVDGADLGLAFQDGSRGSDSSDIDEVPTNNNNGLGARRNKKMKTNANY
- the LOC1273846 gene encoding protein max isoform X4; the protein is MLVGTVSQTPKHTARSIPPLRSIVDSNSPWMRLHEDNQGRKPSTAEWYDMSDDDRDIDIESDDGDDSDNTKSQSRSGAGSHLYSQAEKRAHHNALERKRRDHIKDSFTSLRDSVPSLQGEKASRAQILKKAAEYIQFMRRKNNSHQQDIDDLRRQNNMLESQIRHLEQARASGNFVDGADLGLAFQDGSRGSDSSDIDEVPTNNNNGLGARRNKKMKTNANY
- the LOC1273846 gene encoding protein max isoform X2, with the protein product MLVGTVSQTPKHTARSIPPLRSIVDSNSPWMRLHEDNQGRKPSTAEWYDMSDDDRDIDIESDDGDDSDNTKSQSRSGAGSHLYSQAEKRAHHNALERKRRDHIKDSFTSLRDSVPSLQGEKVSREASRAQILKKAAEYIQFMRRKNNSHQQDIDDLRRQNNMLESQIRHLEQARASGNFVDGADLGLAFQDGSRGSDSSDIDEVPTNNNNGLGARRNKKMKTNANY
- the LOC1273846 gene encoding protein max isoform X1, which codes for MLVGTVSQTPKHTARSIPPLRSIVDSNSPWMRLHEDNQGRKPSTAEWYDMSDDDRDIDIESDDGDDSDNTKSQSRSGAGSHLYSQVAEKRAHHNALERKRRDHIKDSFTSLRDSVPSLQGEKVSREASRAQILKKAAEYIQFMRRKNNSHQQDIDDLRRQNNMLESQIRHLEQARASGNFVDGADLGLAFQDGSRGSDSSDIDEVPTNNNNGLGARRNKKMKTNANY
- the LOC1273845 gene encoding solute carrier family 23 member 2, with the translated sequence MDTERQCAPEQSTESKPEGKARGADINYGIDDNPPWYFCIMMALQHYLTMIGAIVSIPFILTPALCMRDEDPARGTIISTMIFVTGLITYLQATWGCRLPLVQGGTISFLVPTLAILNLPQWKCPPADAIDAMTDTDRTELWQVRMRELSGAIAVAAVTQLVLGFSGLVGKLLRIITPLTIVPTVALVGITLFQHASETASKQWGIAVGTTAMLTLFSQVMGEVPFPGIAYRKGHGLRVVWFPLFKLFPVLLTIAIMWTVCGVLTATGVFPEGHPARTDVRLRVLQDAEWFRVPYPGQFGLPTVSLAGVLGMLAGVLACTVESISYYPTIAQMCAAPPPPLHAINRGIGIEGLGTMLAGLWGSGNGTNTFGENVGAIGVTKVGSRRVIQWAALIMVLQGVLNKFGAAFIMIPDPVVGGIFCVMFGMITAFGLAALQYVDLRSSRNLYILGVSFFFPLVLCLWLQEHPGAIQTGNQTVDSTLSVLLGTTILVGGVLGCVLDNLIPGTPEERGLVAWSKEMALETAQDNDDLPAGGLAWEKSTFDFPYGMQLMRRWKWTRYVPFLPTYRMKL
- the LOC1273846 gene encoding protein max isoform X8, translating into MRLHEDNQGRKPSTAEWYDMSDDDRDIDIESDDGDDSDNTKSQSRSGAGSHLYSQAEKRAHHNALERKRRDHIKDSFTSLRDSVPSLQGEKASRAQILKKAAEYIQFMRRKNNSHQQDIDDLRRQNNMLESQIRHLEQARASGNFVDGADLGLAFQDGSRGSDSSDIDEVPTNNNNGLGARRNKKMKTNANY